One Alnus glutinosa chromosome 3, dhAlnGlut1.1, whole genome shotgun sequence genomic region harbors:
- the LOC133864225 gene encoding uncharacterized protein LOC133864225, with translation MTTPTKSDIPTSASMGNIPLTSVKLNGKNYVYWARSVEVSLRGKGLYTHLQSGKPTDSTSTSLWDQEDNQIISLMLNSVEPHIGSSCIYLPTAKDIWDHLSHMYSGTGNITRIYEVCKQYFGLEQGAQPVDEYYNQVVAICQERDMYQPLSTDLQKMGKQRQDVDVVRFLLGLKPEYESVRAQILGSSDLPSLPEVFSRIQRATLSDHGPVLNSDREGDRAAFIAARGGSGSSRGGRVSRGGRGFRGGRDSRGSGRTGGRGSRKCTHCGRNNHSVDYCWDLHGTPSGFANQVSSQADSLATSGPPAPSSLNLECDVISIPKDEYAQFLAHKQASSSSIATLAQSGTASHCLLSSTSNPWVIDSGANEHMTGSQDEEDDWYGA, from the exons ATGACTACTCCTACTAAATCAGATATACCCACTTCGGCTTCTATGGGTAATATACCACTGACATCCGTGAAATTAAATGGCAAAAATTATGTCTATTGGGCACGTTCTGTTGAGGTATCCTTGCGCGGGAAGGGTTTGTATACTCATTTGCAATCAGGCAAACCGACTGATTCTACTTCCACCAGCCTTTGGGATCAGGAAGACAATCAGATTATCTCTCTTATGCTGAACAGTGTTGAACCTCACATTGGATCCTCGTGTATTTATCTTCCTACTGCCAAGGATATCTGGGATCATCTTAGTCATATGTATTCTGGTACTGGCAATATTACTCGCATTTATGAAGTCTGCAAACAATACTTTGGACTCGAGCAAGGTGCTCAGCCTGTGGACGAGTATTACAATCAGGTTGTGGCCATCTGTCAGGAGCGGGATATGTATCAACCACTCTCAACTGATCTACAGAAAATGGGCAAGCAACGTCAAGATGTGGATGTGGTTCGCTTTCTTCTCGGTTTGAAACCTGAGTATGAGTCAGTTCGTGCACAGATCTTGGGTAGTTCAGATCTCCCATCTCTTCCTGAGGTTTTTTCTCGTATTCAGCGTGCTACTCTATCTGATCATGGCCCTGTGTTGAATTCTGACCGTGAGGGTGATCGCGCTGCTTTTATTGCTGCCCGTGGTGGTTCTGGTAGTTCCCGTGGAGGACGTGTCAGTAGAGGTGGTCGTGGTTTTCGCGGTGGACGTGATTCTCGAGGTAGTGGTCGTACGGGCGGTCGTGGGTCTCGCAAATGCACTCATTGTGGCCGAAACAATCATTCTGTGGATTATTGTTGGGATCTACATGGCACACCATCTGGGTTTGCCAATCAGGTGTCTTCTCAAGCAGATTCTCTAGCCACCTCTGGACCCCCTGCTCCGTCCAGCCTCAATTTGGAGTGTGATGTCATCTCCATTCCGAAAGATGAGTATGCTCAATTCTTGGCCCATAAGcaagcttcttcctcttccattGCTACTCTTGCTCAGTCAGGTACTGCATCTCACTGTCTTTTATCCTCCACTAGCAACCCATGGGTTATCGATTCTGGCGCAAATGAACACATGACTG GATCTCAAGACGAAGAGGATGATTGGTATGGGGCATGA